The Methanomicrobia archaeon region CCGCGATTTGAAAATCGAGCTCTACATCGAGTACGTCGAGTTCCGTAACCGCCGCGGGCATACCCAGCAGTGCGCTCAAATTCGGCGTCGTACGTCCCTCATCGCCGGAGATAAGCTCCTTCACGTACAGACCCGCATCGCACGTTACTGCAATAACCGCTCGCTGTGCTCCCTCGTCAAAGGAAACCAGGCGTGCACACGTTACTCGTCTTCGACGTACCAGATCCGCGCGCCGGTGCGCGACACGGCGCGGTGTGCGCTGCTCGATCTCGATATCGTTGAGCGCCGCCAGTGCTGCTCTCAGGTGCTCTTCGGCAGGCGGCTTCTCGGCCGTCTCAAAACTGATTACGGCACGATAGGTCTTCTCCGCCTTCGCGCTCTTCACCTGCGCGACCGCCTCCTTCTGCACGTACTGCAACTCGAGGACCTCGATCTTGCCCGCGTTCTCGTAGTTCACCTTCGTTGCCGCTTCTCTGAGATTCACGAATCGGCGATGCGGCTCTTTTATCTCCAGCACCACCGGACGGCCGGAGCCCACCATACGCGCATCGATGTCCTCACGCCCCGAGCCGTGCAGCACCATGTCCGTACCCTGGAACAGCGGCAATAAAGAGCCGCTGATCAACTCCTCAACGGATTCCGGGTACATCCGTCCGGTGAAATTGCAGCGCGCACAGCCCATGCCTCGGCAGGCGCGACAGAACCATCTCGTCTGTGGTATGCCCCGTTCGAACTTCCTGTAGCGTCCGTAAAGGTACACCGCATTCGACTGCACCTCGACGGTCTCGGTCCAGAGATTGAGCACAACGACGAGTTCGGGCCGCGTGAATTCCACGGTCTTGCCCAGCCTGCGCTCGAGTATCTTGCCCACCTCGCGATTCAACTCGGCCTTCAGCGGCTCCGCCGACTCAGCACCGGTAAGCTCCCAGAGCAGTTCCTCGTTCTCAGAGAGCAGGCCACTGACCTTCGTGCCCACCAGAAACGTCGAGAATTCGTAGTC contains the following coding sequences:
- a CDS encoding tRNA pseudouridine(54/55) synthase Pus10, which produces MTLITSDADPLATEEIVNRARAIISEGPICDHCLGRQFARIATGRSNEQRGQALKALLEVRGAGISTGTCWVCNGLFETVDEWAAKAADALRDYEFSTFLVGTKVSGLLSENEELLWELTGAESAEPLKAELNREVGKILERRLGKTVEFTRPELVVVLNLWTETVEVQSNAVYLYGRYRKFERGIPQTRWFCRACRGMGCARCNFTGRMYPESVEELISGSLLPLFQGTDMVLHGSGREDIDARMVGSGRPVVLEIKEPHRRFVNLREAATKVNYENAGKIEVLELQYVQKEAVAQVKSAKAEKTYRAVISFETAEKPPAEEHLRAALAALNDIEIEQRTPRRVAHRRADLVRRRRVTCARLVSFDEGAQRAVIAVTCDAGLYVKELISGDEGRTTPNLSALLGMPAAVTELDVLDVELDFQIA